The Pseudanabaena galeata CCNP1313 genome includes a region encoding these proteins:
- a CDS encoding TrmH family RNA methyltransferase, whose protein sequence is MLTSTKNSLVKQLRSLGESAKDRKEQGLFLVEGTHALTEAITTAYPLSIVCCTEKWIAANPDLYEQIAGSEEIERLEIVSEEVLQAIATTKNPDGAIAAALMPFCTTSREIAQIHSLGLALETIQDPGNIGAIVRSAVAVGLDGMLVSSDSVDLTNPKIIRATAGQWFRCAMQTTAYIAEDIRKLQAQGIKVIATLANAPKTYWDYDFTQPTLILLGNEGNGLSPELIELADEAVSIPQSDRVESLNVAICAALLLYEAKRQRSYPKSQNGYAIL, encoded by the coding sequence TTGCTCACCAGTACCAAAAATTCATTAGTTAAGCAACTACGATCACTTGGTGAGAGTGCTAAAGATCGCAAAGAACAAGGACTATTTTTAGTAGAAGGAACTCATGCACTGACAGAGGCGATCACTACAGCTTATCCGCTTTCAATAGTTTGTTGCACCGAAAAATGGATCGCCGCCAATCCTGATTTGTATGAACAGATTGCAGGGTCTGAGGAAATCGAAAGATTAGAAATTGTCTCCGAAGAAGTACTTCAAGCGATCGCCACTACCAAAAATCCTGACGGAGCGATCGCAGCAGCACTAATGCCATTTTGCACAACATCTCGTGAAATTGCCCAAATCCATAGCTTAGGTTTAGCCTTAGAAACAATTCAAGATCCTGGAAATATTGGCGCAATCGTGCGATCGGCGGTTGCCGTAGGACTGGACGGTATGTTGGTGAGTAGTGACAGTGTAGATTTGACCAATCCCAAAATTATTCGAGCTACCGCAGGGCAATGGTTTCGTTGTGCGATGCAAACAACTGCATATATTGCTGAGGATATTCGCAAATTGCAAGCACAGGGGATAAAAGTAATTGCTACATTAGCTAATGCGCCTAAAACCTATTGGGACTATGACTTTACGCAACCGACTTTGATTTTGCTAGGTAATGAGGGTAATGGGCTATCACCAGAATTAATTGAACTTGCCGATGAAGCGGTATCAATTCCTCAGAGCGATCGCGTTGAGTCCTTAAATGTGGCTATTTGTGCAGCTCTATTACTCTATGAAGCAAAACGTCAGCGATCTTATCCCAAATCACAAAATGGCTACGCCATTTTGTGA
- a CDS encoding GAF domain-containing protein, with translation MNLKKINSQESSIPNRLNSVPLQTSLDEHSLLIASQSAIELQTNLLKSSIAYAQSISGSLILKTTLKYTLEVLTQYTNAGEGSIFLIDEDGEIVESILARSPVTKDRKDSVISQVLDEGLAGWTFRHRQIGIIYDAMTDDRWVQLPDQPYVARSALAIPLIYGIEAIGIITLTHPQPNHFNEEFGMMMQYCMEIIAAIVVNAQLHAKYRPLDLV, from the coding sequence ATGAACCTGAAAAAAATCAACTCACAAGAGTCTTCAATCCCTAATCGCTTAAACTCAGTTCCTTTACAGACCAGCCTAGATGAGCATTCGCTATTAATTGCATCTCAATCGGCGATCGAGTTACAAACAAACTTACTCAAAAGTTCGATCGCCTATGCCCAGTCCATAAGTGGCTCCCTCATTCTTAAAACTACGCTCAAATACACATTGGAAGTTCTCACCCAATATACTAATGCGGGTGAAGGAAGTATTTTTTTGATTGATGAAGATGGGGAGATTGTGGAGAGTATATTGGCTCGGAGTCCTGTAACAAAAGATCGCAAAGACTCCGTGATTTCCCAAGTTTTAGATGAGGGTTTAGCTGGCTGGACTTTTCGCCATCGACAGATCGGCATCATTTATGATGCGATGACCGATGACCGATGGGTACAGTTGCCCGATCAACCCTATGTCGCTCGTTCAGCTTTGGCAATTCCTTTAATCTATGGCATTGAGGCGATCGGGATTATCACGCTGACGCATCCTCAACCGAACCATTTTAATGAAGAGTTCGGCATGATGATGCAATATTGCATGGAAATCATTGCGGCAATAGTAGTTAATGCTCAATTACATGCTAAGTACCGTCCTTTAGATTTAGTCTAA